The genomic DNA CTGTGACAAGTGCCCTGCCGGGACCTATGTCTCCAAGCACTGCACAGAGGCCAACCTGAGGGACTGCAGCCCCTGTCGGAATGGAACCTACACCACACATGAGAACGGGATCGAGAGGTGCCACCCCTGCAGGAAGCCCTGCCGAGCGCCCTTCACGGAGAAGACGCCCTGCTCTGCCTTGTCCAACCGCGAGTGCACTTGCCCCCCTCACTTTTTCAGAGAGAAGGACACCTGTAGGCCCCACTCGCAGTGCCCAAGAGGCTACGGTGTGAAGAAGAAAGGCAGTGCGGTGGAAGACGTGAAGTGTCGGCAGTGCTCCCGGGGCACCTTCTCCGACATGTCTTCTAGCGTGTTGAAGTGCAGGACTCACACGAACTGCACAGCACAGGGTCTGAGAATCGTGTCCCTCGGGACCAAGGAGTCGGACAATAGCTGCGGCCCTTCTTATACACACGCCCTCACCTCTGCAGCTCCAGCGAGCTCTGCTTTTGTGGAGGCCTTCTCTGCTTACTTTGCACAGAAAGGTAAAGTCCCATTAGGTTTTGTAACTAGTGGTGTTGCCCATGAACTGGAGAGACCTTCTCAAATGAGTGGGGCTGGTATAAAATACTCCTTCCCTATACTTCACCCATTGTTTCACTTTTCAATTTGGAATTCCCAAGTTCACAAGATCTGTTAGTTATTTAACAGTTATGGTCACAAATCACAGAAACAGCTAAATAAGCAGGCACACATTCAAATAGGTTTCAGGTATATCATCAACAACTGTTTATTTGGATAAGCACTGCTTTTACCCATGCAGGGGTATTTTTGAATCCACCACAGATAAGCAAAATCTGTaactgaattatttaaaaatatttgtattaatgagTGACTTACCAAGTATTATCATCATTACCTGCTCAGATAAACAGTAGGAAGACAAGGACATTTGTGTTACATTTTATTGCTTTATATTACATAGAATTTTATACAGAACTGTTTAGTGATTGAGGGGCTTATGTTGGATAATATAAATAAGGAGACCTTGGTTAGATACATATTTGTGAAAGAGACAACTCATAAACAATATCCTAATCAGTGTGTTATGGAATGGTGGGGGCCTGAGCACTTTGTCAGTTCCCAGGAAGCACTAACATAACCTTACATTCCAATATAACCAAAGGTTATTTCCCTTTCCCAAAGGAACAACATGCTCTGGAGTTTGGTGGGAACTACACAGACTCAAATTACATGAAAACATTATACAAAAATAGATCGAGAGGGGAATGGGAAACAGACTGGAAACATCACAGATCTGCCCCAAAAAGTTTTTAGGCTGAGCATACACAATTTTCAGAcacaaaattaatatattttattttggtagcCAAATCATCTTTTTGTAGCTGAGTGGATCTATGTTGTAATCTAAGTAGCACAAATCTAAACGGCCCATTAATGTCGCTGGTGTTGTTCTTAGCGGTCAATTGATGACTCCTTGCTTGGCTGGCATTCTTTGCACAAATGTCTCTTTTCAATGGAGTCGGTTCCAGGGCTGTGTGCGGCTGTTTCAGCAGTGATTGTCTAACTGAATAGCAAAGGCTTTATCAACATTCATGCATTAAATTACCATGAAAGTACTTTAACATTGATACAGTTACCCAATAGTACTATTCATATAAACAAGTcgtttttgttgtgtgtttgaATGATCAAATCGAAAGTAATTTGCAAAGAAAGTACACAATTATTaacataatattttaatataattcaataCTGATGGCAATCTCTAATTattactgaaaaatgtattgtctGTTGTGAATTCTGGCCTGGATCCCCATACTTTTTCATATTTACTCCATACAATAAGGAAACCTTGTTTTTTATTAGCTTTTTACATTTAATCTTATCTccagtttataactttttttttaagttttccaTTCCATTTTACTATATTCAAGGGAAAGGAGTGAAGAaatttggatttaaaaaaaatcacaatatgAGCATTCTGCTTCAgtttataaaacatataaaatcaCTGCCCAGCTGCTACAGGGCTCAGTAGTGGTGAGTGGTAATTAGTGGATTAAAGTTCCTCCCTTCTGTTTTCTTGTCTAAGTTGATCTAATCTTTTGTCTGACTTTAATgccttgtgtttgtgtgtgtgcgtgtgtgtttgcgttTGGTTAGATATCTTTAACTCAACAGTAGGTGCCCACACCAGTGCGTCAGAAGCCAGCACAGTGACAGAACCAACTGACACGCTGGTGGTCACCACAGAGAGTGCCTCTGACCATGGGGGGTCCCTTGCCACAGAGCACCACAAAGCGACCCAGCCACCACAGAAGCAACACAAGCACCTCTGGGACCACCACACGCACCACTCTGCCACCAAGACCCAGTCAGTGATGGACACCTTGTCTGACAGCAAGGTACCCAACCCTGGGTACAAGCCCACCAGGAGGGGGTCTCCCAGACCCAGTGTGCACAAAAACTTTGACATCAACGAGCACCTGCCTTGGATGATCGTCCTCTTCCTTCTGCTGATGCTGGTCGTGATTGTGAGCTGCAGTGTGAAGAGGAGCTCCAGGGTGCTGAAGAAGGGGCCCAGGCAGGATCCCAACAGCATTGTTGAGAAGGCTATCCAGAAAAAGCCAGTTACACAAGTTCAGAACAAGGAGAAGTGGATATACTATTCCAATGGACAAGGTGAGTAAACAAAATACTCCTCACagttattcatgtattttacaacTCTTACCAACAAAGTTAACCTAGCAAGCAAGCAGGGGTACAGCAGTAGTTTTCTATGGGACGACTATGATGCACTGTTGGCATGATGGCATGAAAATAGTCTCAGATAGCCCTGACATATTAAAGTGAGTGCTCACGACCACAGTATGGAAGCTTTAGATcacatatttcaaaataattaaaagtaaatCATGCAAGGGCACAGCTTAAATTGTGCCTCTGTAAATCTTTTCCACTCAACAGGTACCTTGATACAGAATTTTAGGAAGGAAACTTTTCTGAGCTCACTCATTTGGGAGCTAATTGTAATGGGAAATGTAGCTGCCTGGCTGCTAGGTTACTGTAGTGAAACTCGAGTACTGCAGTGTTAAGCATCTTGATGTCAGCTTTAGATATCCGGTTTTGAGAGTTCCAACCTTGTGCAGTTTGAACCAGATTATTCCGGTTCTGCGGTTCCAACTATCCTTATAAAAAGCTCTCAAGGTTTAGTATGATAATATTTATGTCTGTTGATTGTGGGGACTTAAACAAGGGTGAattgaaattaatacatttaaaattcaaaGTGGTTTTAGGGTCTACTTTATACATAACATGGATTAAAGTTCAGAGCCCAGGTATAAATGTACTGCCTACCTTTTCTCATtgtgcaaatgttttgtttatagCAGTGTCTAATCAGGTGCATGGACAAAATGTGTTGACAGATATTTATTGAAATCTAGTCTTAATTTGGTTTAGTTCTATCTTATATTAGTAGTTCAGATTAAATCCTAACCAATTTTTAGATGTCAGGTTGGAAGGCTGTATTACAGGAGAAAATGTTGGATCTGTAATTAGAGATGAAGAAATTATATTAATGCTAAAGATCCTAAAATGTAGCctttttttcaacaattgtaaacaaaacatgttGCATACTTAACATCAAAGGTGATTTCCcactattgtgtttattttagctaGTATGTCCAGTGGTAACATTTCAAAAAGGTCATTTATGTGGTTTTCCTGCAACATAACACAAAGCCAgcaatttattattatgatcttGTTGCCTTATCCCATTTTAAAGTGGGGTTAATTGTGTTCAGAGTATGAACTGCTGTGCCTGTTTTTCAATAAAAGCAACATCATGATTAGAACAGACATTCTATCTTATGTTGTCAGTGTTTGTCTAGATATAAACACGGCTATTTGGActtccacaaaacaaaacaaaacaaaacattttcctAATTAATTCAAGGTGTTTAGTGAGCACTCCCTGGGGAAATTACGCTCATTTATTAGACTTGTTAAACTATCAGGACATTGTGATTAAGGGTAATAAATGTGTGGCATGAGAAACATACACACTGAAGAAggagacattatatatatataattatttcttTCATTCAGGGCCAGTAGGCACCTAGAATGACAAACAAAACGTACataaaaccattttattttaatttatcataAAGAGAGATCAAAGTAATATGAACTAACTCTGTGGGCTATTGTTTACAATGCTCTCAGCTCCAAAAAGGGTATTATCCTTCGAAAACATACCTATTTAACAGCTAGAGTTGCTGTAATGTAGGGCTTCATGATAGCAAAGTCACTAGAGATTTACATGTGTATGGGATGCACAGTTTATGATTGGAATTTGGATACGTATATTTTATTGTCCATATCTTTTTCTGTGTTCATTTGATTGTTTGCCAATGTTTTGTTGCTATTTTGAGCAATACAAATGAGAAATCTACGTTTACTTTCTATATCTCAGATGATAGAGATTATGTGGGTCTCATGAAACATGAAATGAGTGGGTTCTTTTGCTCTGGAATATGGAACTCCAGTCATACCCTTCATTCTGTAATTAAGGTGTATATGATCATtacttaaaacattttaatatgccACAGGTTTTTTAACTGCAGGAGATACCCCGTTGGTATTGATTAGTgagtattatatttatttaattattaattaatatatttacccTCTGTTCCCTTTT from Amia ocellicauda isolate fAmiCal2 chromosome 1, fAmiCal2.hap1, whole genome shotgun sequence includes the following:
- the tnfrsf21 gene encoding tumor necrosis factor receptor superfamily member 21, with product MFGKMSRLSMSLMLFVFFSDVSAQVEQTPSAAEDSIPAGKYLHTDQSTGTTLICDKCPAGTYVSKHCTEANLRDCSPCRNGTYTTHENGIERCHPCRKPCRAPFTEKTPCSALSNRECTCPPHFFREKDTCRPHSQCPRGYGVKKKGSAVEDVKCRQCSRGTFSDMSSSVLKCRTHTNCTAQGLRIVSLGTKESDNSCGPSYTHALTSAAPASSAFVEAFSAYFAQKDIFNSTVGAHTSASEASTVTEPTDTLVVTTESASDHGGSLATEHHKATQPPQKQHKHLWDHHTHHSATKTQSVMDTLSDSKVPNPGYKPTRRGSPRPSVHKNFDINEHLPWMIVLFLLLMLVVIVSCSVKRSSRVLKKGPRQDPNSIVEKAIQKKPVTQVQNKEKWIYYSNGQGVDILKLVSAQIGSQWIEMYQYLANATEREVAAFANGYTADHERAYAALQHWTIRDADANLAKLINALRRHRRNDVVEKIRVVMEDNPQFDLNQLMTSVNVTQCLSPTHKPLESPGVIVEHSPVDRTKGFFPDESEPLLRCDSTSSNNSALSRTGSFITKEKKDTVLRQVRLDPCDLQPIFDDMLHILNPEELHVIEETPSAEDKLDKLFEIAGVKSQEASQKLLDSVYSHLPDLL